A genomic window from Chelonoidis abingdonii isolate Lonesome George chromosome 26, CheloAbing_2.0, whole genome shotgun sequence includes:
- the PIP4K2C gene encoding phosphatidylinositol 5-phosphate 4-kinase type-2 gamma isoform X2, with the protein MLLPDDFKANSKIKVNNHLFNRENLPSHFKFKEYCPQVFRNLRERFGIDDQDYQVSLTRSPPHYEGEGGDRRFLTSYDRTLVVKEISSEDVADVHSLLSHYHQYVVKCHGVTLLPQFLGMYRLSVDSEETYVLVMRNVFSHRLAVHRKYDLKGSLVSREASDKEKGKELPTLKDMDFLHMNQKVYVDEGQKGDFMEKLKRDVEFLVQLKIMDYSLLLGIHDVLRAEQEEDEDLKEDEEEGEDVMAVGSYGTSPEGIGGYLNSYKPLGPGEFDPYIDVYAIKSAEGSPQPEVYFMALIDILTQYDAKKKAAHAAKTVKHGAGAEISTVHPEQYAKRFLDFVTNIFA; encoded by the exons GGAGAACCTGCCCAGCCACTTCAAGTTCAAGGAGTACTGCCCGCAGGTCTTCCGCAACCTCCGCGAGCGCTTCGGGATTGATGACCAGGACTACCAG GTCTCCCTGACACGCAGCCCACCCCACTACGAAGGTGAGGGGGGAGACCGGCGTTTCCTCACCTCCTACGACCGGACACTGGTGGTCAAGGAGATCTCCAGCGAAGATGTGGCTGACGTGCACAGCCTCCTTTCGCACTACCACCAG TACGTGGTGAAGTGTCACGGGGTcaccctgctgccccagttcCTGGGGATGTACCGGCTCAGCGTGGACAGCGAAGAGACCTACGTGCTGGTCATGAGGAATGTGTTCAGCCACCGGCTCGCCGTGCACAGGAAATACGACCTCAAG GGCTCCCTGGTGTCCCGAGAAGCCAGCGACAAGGAGAAG GGCAAGGAGCTGCCCACACTGAAGGACATGGACTTCCTGCACATGAACCAGAAGGTGTACGTGGATGAGGGGCAGAAGGGCGACTTCATGGAGAAGCTGAAGAGGGATGTGGAG TTCCTGGTCCAGCTGAAGATCATGGATTACAGCCTGTTGCTGGGCATCCATGACGTGCTGCGGGCCGAGCAGGAGGAGGACGAGGATCTGAAGGAGGacgaagaggagggggaagacgTCATGGCGGTGGGCTCCTACGGGACATCCCCCGAGGGGATCGGTGGCTACCTGAACTCCTACAAGCCGCTGGGCCCCGGGGAGTTCGACCCCTACATCGACGTGTATGCCATCAAGAGTGCGGAAG GCAGTCCCCAGCCGGAGGTGTATTTCATGGCTCTCATCGACATCCTCACGCAGTACGACGCCAAGAAGAAGGCCGCGCATGCTGCCAAGACCGTCAAGCATGGG GCCGGCGCGGAGATCTCAACCGTCCACCCAGAGCAGTACGCCAAGCGCTTCCTGGACTTTGTCACCAATATCTTCGCTTAG